Proteins encoded together in one Streptomyces sp. NBC_01216 window:
- a CDS encoding amino acid ABC transporter ATP-binding protein, producing MSGVSVTKGSEDAIPAAGDLVVLSDVNKHFGALHVLQDIDLTIARGEVVVVIGPSGSGKSTLCRTINRLETIDSGTITIDDRPLPQEGRELARLRADVGMVFQSFNLFAHKTVLENVMLGQVKVRRTEKKAAEARARTLLDRVGVGTQADKYPAQLSGGQQQRVAIARALAMEPKVMLFDEPTSALDPEMINEVLEVMQQLARDGMTMVVVTHEMGFARSAANRVVFMADGRIVEQATPDEFFSNPRSDRAKDFLSKILHH from the coding sequence ATGAGCGGAGTGTCAGTGACCAAGGGCTCGGAAGACGCCATACCGGCGGCGGGCGACCTGGTCGTGCTGTCCGACGTGAACAAGCACTTCGGCGCGCTGCATGTGCTCCAGGACATCGACCTGACCATCGCCCGTGGCGAGGTCGTCGTCGTCATCGGGCCCTCGGGGTCCGGGAAGTCCACGTTGTGCCGCACCATCAACCGTCTGGAGACGATCGACTCCGGCACCATCACCATCGACGACCGCCCGCTGCCCCAGGAGGGCAGGGAACTGGCACGGCTGCGCGCCGATGTCGGCATGGTCTTCCAGTCCTTCAACCTCTTCGCGCACAAGACCGTGCTGGAGAACGTCATGCTGGGCCAGGTCAAGGTCCGCAGGACGGAGAAGAAGGCCGCCGAGGCCCGGGCGCGCACCCTGCTCGACCGGGTGGGTGTCGGCACCCAGGCGGACAAGTACCCCGCGCAGCTCTCGGGTGGACAGCAGCAACGCGTCGCCATCGCGAGGGCGTTGGCGATGGAGCCGAAGGTCATGCTCTTCGACGAGCCGACCTCGGCACTCGACCCCGAGATGATCAACGAGGTCCTCGAGGTCATGCAGCAGTTGGCGCGCGACGGGATGACGATGGTCGTGGTCACCCACGAGATGGGCTTCGCCCGCTCCGCAGCCAACCGGGTGGTGTTCATGGCCGACGGCAGGATCGTCGAACAGGCCACGCCCGACGAGTTCTTCAGCAACCCGCGCAGCGACCGGGCCAAGGACTTCCTGTCGAAGATCCTGCACCACTGA
- a CDS encoding glutamate ABC transporter substrate-binding protein — protein MKLRKTAAVAVAVLALTATACGGKEGSAGDKPAVNPGDKSAPQLPTYTVATDVTLESSVFKEAQKRGKLIIGSKADQPYLGFEDQATKERSGFDIEIAKMIAAELGFSADKIEWKTVDSKLRETAISTGQVDYYVGTYTINDKRKALVGFAGPYYKAGADLLVRKDETAITGPDTLKGKKVCSITGSTPLQEIKKPEYGAETVELGKYSDCVQQLVTKQVDAVTTDDSILKGYAAANAGKLKVVGKPFTDEPYGIGMNKDDKALRDKINDILDARVKDGTYKKIYEATLGLSGSAYTEPPMIDRY, from the coding sequence ATGAAGCTCCGCAAGACCGCGGCCGTGGCCGTCGCCGTACTCGCACTGACCGCGACCGCGTGCGGCGGCAAGGAGGGTTCCGCCGGCGACAAGCCCGCCGTGAACCCCGGCGACAAGAGCGCGCCCCAGCTCCCCACGTACACCGTCGCCACCGATGTGACCCTGGAGTCGTCGGTCTTCAAGGAGGCGCAGAAGCGCGGCAAGCTGATCATCGGTTCCAAGGCCGACCAGCCCTACCTCGGTTTCGAGGACCAGGCGACCAAGGAGCGGTCGGGCTTCGACATCGAGATCGCCAAGATGATCGCTGCCGAGCTCGGGTTCAGCGCGGACAAGATCGAGTGGAAGACCGTCGACTCCAAGCTCCGCGAGACGGCGATCTCCACCGGCCAGGTGGACTACTACGTCGGTACGTACACGATCAACGACAAGCGCAAGGCGCTCGTCGGCTTCGCCGGTCCGTACTACAAGGCCGGTGCCGACCTCCTGGTCCGCAAGGACGAGACCGCCATCACGGGCCCCGACACCCTCAAGGGCAAGAAGGTCTGCTCCATCACGGGCTCCACCCCGCTCCAGGAGATCAAGAAGCCGGAGTACGGCGCCGAGACCGTCGAGCTCGGCAAGTACTCGGACTGCGTGCAGCAACTCGTCACCAAGCAGGTCGACGCCGTCACCACCGACGACTCGATCCTCAAGGGCTACGCCGCCGCCAACGCCGGCAAGCTGAAGGTCGTCGGCAAGCCGTTCACCGACGAGCCGTACGGCATCGGTATGAACAAGGACGACAAGGCTCTGCGCGACAAGATCAACGACATCCTTGACGCGCGTGTCAAGGACGGCACGTACAAGAAGATCTACGAGGCCACCCTGGGCCTCTCGGGCTCGGCGTACACCGAGCCGCCGATGATCGACCGCTACTGA
- a CDS encoding amino acid ABC transporter permease has protein sequence MNVLLDHFPEFRDGFIGTVSITAVSSVIALLLGVVVAGFRVSPVPPLRWFGTLWVTMLRNTPLTLLFLISFFVVPEILFPGMSPFVLASLALGFYTSAFVCEAVRSGISTVPLGQAEAARSLGMTFSQTLRMIVLPQATRTVLPPLSSIFIALTKNSAIAGAFSVTELFGWQTLMSEEGYAIAPIFVWVAAAYLVITFTISGIFRLLERRMEVAR, from the coding sequence ATGAACGTACTGCTCGACCATTTCCCAGAGTTCCGCGACGGCTTCATAGGAACCGTGTCGATCACCGCCGTCAGCTCGGTCATCGCGCTGCTCCTCGGCGTCGTCGTCGCCGGATTCCGGGTCTCGCCCGTGCCGCCGCTGCGCTGGTTCGGCACCCTCTGGGTGACGATGCTGCGCAACACGCCCCTGACGCTGCTCTTCCTCATCTCGTTCTTCGTGGTTCCGGAGATCCTCTTCCCCGGGATGAGCCCGTTCGTGCTCGCCTCGCTCGCGCTCGGCTTCTACACCTCGGCGTTCGTCTGCGAGGCCGTCCGGTCCGGCATCAGCACCGTGCCGCTCGGGCAGGCGGAGGCCGCCCGTTCGCTGGGCATGACCTTCTCGCAGACACTGCGGATGATCGTCCTGCCGCAGGCGACGCGGACCGTCCTGCCGCCGCTGAGCTCGATCTTCATCGCGCTCACCAAGAACTCGGCCATCGCCGGCGCCTTCAGCGTCACCGAACTCTTCGGCTGGCAGACGCTGATGAGCGAGGAGGGGTACGCCATCGCCCCGATCTTCGTCTGGGTGGCCGCCGCGTACCTGGTCATCACCTTCACCATCAGCGGGATCTTCCGTCTCCTTGAGCGCCGTATGGAGGTCGCCCGATGA
- a CDS encoding amino acid ABC transporter permease translates to MSASVLYDSPGPKARVRNRGLAVLGTVAIVALITVSVVRLNEKGHLAPEMWDIFNYAGIRQNIADAVLATLKAFGLAAVGSLVLGVLLAVARLSDHAPVRLLATGFIEVFRSIPLLITIYAVWVGFLTDYSMWALALGLSIYNGCVQAEVLRAGVNAVPKGQREAAYALGMSKTQVMTTVLMPQAIRAMLPTIISQLVVTLKDTSLGFVILYPELLQTARLIASNTQVNGQYPYVSTIVVIGTIYIAMCLALSSLATWIEKRGRRAKTGIAVAEAGPTTLTPGGEQALPVPGAPDDGTADGPGGKKI, encoded by the coding sequence ATGAGTGCCAGCGTTCTCTACGACTCGCCCGGTCCCAAGGCCCGGGTCCGCAACCGCGGCCTCGCCGTGCTGGGCACCGTCGCCATCGTCGCGCTGATCACCGTCAGCGTCGTCCGGCTGAACGAGAAGGGGCACCTCGCCCCCGAGATGTGGGACATCTTCAACTACGCGGGCATCCGGCAGAACATCGCCGACGCGGTGCTCGCCACCCTGAAGGCATTCGGCCTCGCCGCGGTCGGCTCGCTCGTCCTCGGCGTACTGCTGGCCGTGGCCCGGCTCTCCGACCACGCTCCGGTCCGCCTGCTGGCCACCGGCTTCATCGAGGTCTTCCGCTCCATCCCGCTGCTGATCACGATCTACGCCGTGTGGGTCGGATTCCTGACCGACTACTCGATGTGGGCACTGGCCCTGGGCCTGTCCATCTACAACGGCTGCGTCCAGGCCGAGGTGCTGCGCGCCGGCGTGAACGCGGTACCCAAGGGGCAGCGGGAGGCGGCGTACGCCCTGGGGATGAGCAAGACCCAGGTGATGACGACCGTCCTGATGCCGCAGGCGATCCGGGCGATGCTGCCGACGATCATCAGCCAGTTGGTGGTCACCCTCAAGGACACCTCGCTCGGCTTCGTGATCCTCTACCCCGAGCTGCTCCAGACGGCCCGCCTGATCGCGTCCAACACCCAGGTCAACGGCCAGTACCCGTACGTCTCCACCATCGTGGTCATCGGCACCATCTACATCGCGATGTGCCTGGCCCTCTCCTCGCTCGCCACCTGGATCGAGAAGCGGGGCCGCCGGGCGAAGACCGGGATCGCCGTCGCCGAGGCCGGGCCCACGACGCTCACCCCGGGCGGCGAGCAGGCCCTGCCGGTGCCGGGAGCGCCCGACGACGGCACGGCCGACGGGCCCGGCGGCAAGAAGATCTGA
- a CDS encoding FAD-dependent monooxygenase has translation MDPVIIVGAGPVGLALALALAAQGVPSVVLDEGSGKEEPRPARSVVLREDMAAWAERLGCATLRDEGVRWVGWRSLRRKQQTRRLELSQVPHGDDETSPSAPLHIPQHALARGLRAAIAGQGLVQLVTEARLDTIEQDADGITAHTRGPGATWWRGSHLVGCDGARSTVRKLLGVRFPGRTAVERHAVAAVRTELPWPGQALLHRQPPWRGSDEIAARPLPDGVWRIDWLLPPRGELVTPDALVSRIRDTLAGWCEGTTPPYELIDTGVHTLHHRLARRWRVGRVFLAGDAAHLLGAVGTQGLDEGLRDADNLAWKLAYAWHHGGSETLLDSYQSERRTAVASRLRAADQSLPVLRGGGGLRTYIPGGTRGHDTLLTEGHLGRGPLGAPPEYPHSPLAATDPGVRTPVATRPGAPVRDVPVTAPDGATVRLRDRLGRGLFLVVLVAPGTGVWDRRHWKSAGLMPRLVETVRALPARAEVLVTEAYPGAAAHAVLLVRPDGHLVAAFSGVRPEELYAATDASRGGSTPREAGKAPGDTAPPKSEEVPRPASEPAPSSTANGTG, from the coding sequence GTGGACCCGGTGATCATTGTCGGCGCGGGGCCCGTGGGCCTCGCGCTCGCCCTTGCCCTGGCCGCCCAAGGCGTGCCCAGCGTCGTGCTCGACGAAGGCTCCGGCAAGGAGGAACCCCGCCCGGCCCGGTCCGTGGTGCTGCGCGAGGACATGGCGGCCTGGGCGGAACGCCTCGGCTGCGCCACCCTGCGTGACGAAGGGGTCCGCTGGGTCGGCTGGCGCTCACTGCGCCGCAAGCAGCAGACGAGGCGCCTCGAGCTGAGCCAGGTTCCGCACGGGGACGACGAGACGAGCCCGTCCGCCCCGCTGCACATCCCGCAGCACGCCCTCGCCCGCGGTCTGCGCGCCGCGATCGCCGGCCAGGGGCTCGTCCAGCTCGTCACGGAGGCCCGGCTCGACACGATCGAACAGGACGCGGACGGGATCACCGCACACACCCGGGGCCCCGGAGCGACCTGGTGGCGTGGCAGCCACCTCGTCGGCTGCGACGGCGCCCGCTCCACCGTGCGCAAGTTGCTCGGCGTCCGCTTCCCGGGACGCACGGCGGTGGAGCGACACGCGGTCGCCGCGGTGCGCACCGAACTCCCTTGGCCAGGGCAGGCCCTGTTGCACCGTCAGCCCCCGTGGCGGGGAAGCGACGAGATCGCGGCCCGTCCACTGCCCGACGGCGTCTGGCGGATCGACTGGCTGCTGCCGCCGCGCGGCGAGCTCGTCACCCCCGACGCGCTCGTCAGCCGCATCCGCGACACCCTGGCCGGCTGGTGCGAGGGCACGACACCTCCGTACGAACTGATCGACACCGGCGTCCACACGCTGCACCACCGGCTCGCCCGGCGCTGGCGGGTGGGCCGCGTCTTCCTGGCGGGCGACGCCGCGCACCTGCTCGGCGCGGTCGGCACCCAGGGGCTCGACGAGGGGCTGAGGGACGCGGACAACCTGGCCTGGAAACTCGCGTACGCCTGGCACCACGGGGGCTCCGAGACCCTGCTCGACAGCTACCAGAGCGAGCGGAGGACCGCCGTCGCCTCCCGGCTGCGGGCCGCCGACCAGTCGCTGCCCGTCCTGCGCGGCGGGGGCGGTCTGCGCACGTACATCCCCGGCGGCACCCGTGGCCACGACACCCTGCTCACCGAAGGCCACCTGGGGCGCGGGCCGTTGGGCGCACCCCCGGAGTACCCGCACTCCCCCCTCGCCGCCACGGACCCCGGCGTTCGGACACCTGTGGCCACCCGGCCGGGCGCGCCGGTCCGGGACGTCCCCGTCACGGCACCGGACGGCGCGACGGTACGGCTCCGGGACCGCCTCGGACGGGGCTTGTTCCTGGTGGTGCTGGTCGCGCCCGGAACCGGAGTGTGGGACCGACGGCACTGGAAGAGCGCGGGCCTGATGCCCCGGCTCGTCGAGACGGTGCGTGCGTTGCCGGCGCGGGCGGAGGTCCTGGTGACCGAGGCATACCCGGGCGCGGCGGCGCACGCGGTACTGCTGGTGCGTCCGGACGGTCACCTGGTCGCCGCCTTCTCCGGGGTCCGGCCCGAGGAGCTGTACGCGGCGACGGACGCTTCCCGGGGCGGCTCGACGCCCCGGGAAGCGGGGAAGGCCCCGGGTGACACGGCACCGCCGAAGAGCGAGGAGGTGCCGAGGCCGGCGTCCGAACCGGCCCCCTCCTCGACGGCCAACGGCACCGGGTGA